Proteins encoded together in one Pseudomonas sp. ADAK13 window:
- a CDS encoding ABC transporter ATP-binding protein: protein MSLTLEHVTRVVEGQTWIDDANLRFEAGSFNVLLGRTLSGKTSLMRLMAGLDKPDSGRILMNGVDVTHKPVRLRNVSMVYQQFINYPTMTVFENIASPLRQAGVSAEQIQSKVLETAKMLRIEKFLQRHPLELSGGQQQRTAMARALVKDAELILFDEPLVNLDYKLREELRQEMRELFKARHTIAIYATTEPNEALALGGTTTILHEGRVIQSGKAAEVYHQPQTVLAAELFSEPPINLMPGRISGNEVSFANFVHFPLNVDLRPIGEGEFRFGVRPSHISLVPSNDDDLELAVTVEVAEISGSETFLHVRSEHFLLVLHLPGVHEYDVDAPIRIYIPTHKLFVFDGQGRLVQAPGRRVARVA from the coding sequence ATGTCATTGACCCTGGAGCACGTCACTCGCGTTGTTGAAGGCCAGACCTGGATCGACGACGCCAACCTGCGTTTCGAAGCCGGTTCCTTCAATGTATTGCTGGGCCGCACGCTGTCCGGCAAGACCAGCCTGATGCGCCTGATGGCCGGCCTGGACAAGCCCGACAGCGGGCGCATCCTGATGAACGGCGTCGACGTCACCCACAAGCCGGTGCGTTTGCGCAACGTGTCGATGGTCTATCAGCAGTTCATCAATTACCCGACCATGACCGTGTTCGAGAACATCGCCTCGCCGCTGCGCCAGGCCGGTGTGTCGGCCGAGCAGATCCAGAGCAAGGTCCTCGAAACCGCGAAAATGCTGCGCATCGAGAAATTCCTCCAGCGTCACCCGCTGGAACTTTCCGGCGGCCAGCAACAGCGCACCGCCATGGCCCGGGCGCTGGTCAAGGACGCCGAGCTGATCCTGTTCGACGAGCCCCTGGTGAACCTGGACTACAAACTGCGCGAAGAACTGCGTCAGGAAATGCGCGAGCTGTTCAAGGCCCGCCACACCATCGCCATCTACGCCACCACCGAACCTAACGAAGCCCTGGCCCTGGGCGGCACCACCACCATTCTCCATGAGGGCCGGGTGATCCAGAGCGGCAAGGCCGCCGAGGTCTATCACCAGCCGCAAACCGTTCTGGCGGCCGAGCTGTTTTCCGAGCCGCCGATCAACCTGATGCCCGGACGTATCAGCGGCAATGAAGTGAGCTTTGCCAACTTTGTGCACTTCCCGCTGAACGTCGACCTGCGGCCTATCGGCGAAGGCGAGTTCCGCTTTGGCGTGCGGCCCAGCCATATCAGCCTGGTGCCCAGCAACGATGACGACCTGGAGCTGGCGGTGACCGTGGAAGTCGCCGAAATCAGCGGCTCGGAAACCTTCCTGCACGTGCGCAGCGAGCATTTCCTGCTGGTGCTGCATTTGCCCGGCGTGCATGAGTACGACGTCGATGCGCCGATCCGCATCTATATCCCTACCCACAAATTGTTTGTGTTCGATGGCCAGGGACGTCTGGTCCAGGCACCGGGCCGACGTGTCGCGAGGGTTGCCTGA
- a CDS encoding tetratricopeptide repeat protein, translated as MIALWPHWFRPWWLLLLPLLGWLLWQLWHRQKRAGRWQMILPPAFHAALLSGGSGRESKSPWVVLGIAWLLAVLALLGPSWERVEQSSQKPADPLVVLLELTPEMLATDSPPSRLEQARRKLFDLLQARSDAQTAIVVYAGSAHTLVPLSDDLATSHNLLEALRPSIMPEPGHRADLAVEKALSLLKHGGLGQGRLLLIGSSLSKQERQGIRLQLQGSQAPSLSILGIGSREGTPVTQESGEFLKDAQGAILVPRLDSPTLKAFASEMGGRYRQARLDDKDLRHLGLLDGPQSLRNDGQLLHLDTWADQGYWLLLPLLLLAACAGRRGWLFFLPLLLLGAPQPSYAFDFQDLWLRPDQQGQLLLKKKRPAEAAEHFEDPQWQGVALYEAGNYAEAAKRFAEGSDAYSHYNRGNALAKSGELEAAIDAYEQALEAQPDLQPALKNKALVESLMQQEPEKTEPAKPAKNEDDETTQPGQTAQPGASSQTATGGEQTSQGQGQPGATDTQTGATPHAGSNEVPGSELGDEQTTTPPLRPANGTIEGEQRQALEQWLRQIPDNPGELLRRKFWYEQQQHQDKTR; from the coding sequence ATGATCGCCCTGTGGCCGCACTGGTTCCGTCCCTGGTGGCTGTTGCTGCTGCCGCTGCTCGGCTGGTTGCTGTGGCAGTTGTGGCACCGGCAGAAACGCGCCGGGCGCTGGCAGATGATTCTGCCGCCAGCCTTCCATGCCGCGTTGCTCAGCGGCGGCAGTGGCCGCGAAAGCAAATCGCCGTGGGTGGTGCTCGGGATTGCCTGGCTGCTGGCCGTGCTGGCGTTGCTCGGCCCAAGCTGGGAGCGCGTGGAACAGTCCAGTCAGAAACCCGCCGACCCGCTGGTGGTGCTGCTGGAACTGACCCCGGAAATGCTCGCCACCGACAGCCCGCCCAGCCGCCTCGAACAGGCGCGGCGCAAGCTGTTCGACCTGCTCCAGGCCCGCAGCGATGCGCAGACCGCCATCGTGGTCTACGCCGGCAGCGCCCACACCCTGGTGCCGCTCTCGGACGATCTGGCCACCAGTCATAACCTGCTGGAGGCCCTGCGCCCCTCGATCATGCCCGAGCCCGGCCATCGCGCCGACCTGGCCGTGGAAAAAGCCCTGAGCCTGCTCAAGCATGGCGGCCTCGGCCAGGGCCGACTGCTGCTGATTGGCTCGTCGTTGTCCAAGCAGGAACGCCAGGGCATCCGCCTGCAGTTACAAGGTAGCCAGGCGCCGAGCCTGTCGATCCTCGGCATCGGCAGCCGCGAAGGCACGCCAGTGACCCAGGAGAGCGGCGAATTCCTCAAGGACGCCCAGGGCGCGATCCTCGTGCCGCGCCTCGACAGTCCGACCCTCAAGGCTTTCGCCAGCGAAATGGGCGGCCGTTACCGCCAGGCCCGCCTGGACGACAAGGACCTGCGCCACCTCGGCCTGCTGGACGGCCCGCAAAGCCTGCGCAATGACGGCCAACTGCTGCACCTCGACACCTGGGCCGACCAGGGTTATTGGCTGCTCTTGCCGCTGTTGCTGCTGGCCGCCTGCGCTGGGCGCCGCGGCTGGCTGTTCTTCTTGCCGTTACTGCTGTTGGGCGCGCCGCAGCCCAGCTATGCCTTTGACTTCCAGGACCTGTGGCTGCGCCCGGACCAACAAGGCCAATTGCTGCTGAAGAAAAAACGCCCGGCCGAGGCTGCCGAACATTTTGAAGACCCGCAATGGCAAGGCGTCGCGCTGTATGAAGCGGGCAACTACGCCGAAGCGGCCAAGCGTTTTGCCGAAGGCAGCGACGCCTATTCCCACTACAATCGAGGCAACGCCCTGGCCAAAAGCGGCGAGCTGGAAGCGGCGATCGACGCCTACGAGCAAGCCCTGGAAGCGCAGCCCGACTTGCAGCCGGCGCTGAAGAACAAAGCCCTGGTGGAAAGCCTGATGCAGCAGGAACCGGAAAAAACCGAGCCGGCCAAGCCTGCAAAAAACGAGGATGACGAAACCACGCAACCCGGCCAGACTGCGCAACCGGGCGCCAGCAGCCAGACCGCCACCGGTGGCGAGCAGACGTCCCAGGGCCAGGGCCAACCCGGTGCAACCGATACACAAACCGGCGCCACGCCCCACGCCGGCAGCAACGAGGTGCCCGGCAGCGAGTTGGGTGACGAGCAAACCACCACGCCGCCCCTGCGCCCCGCAAACGGCACGATCGAAGGCGAACAGCGCCAGGCCCTGGAACAATGGCTGCGGCAGATCCCGGACAACCCCGGCGAGCTGCTGCGACGCAAATTCTGGTACGAACAGCAACAACATCAGGACAAGACTCGATGA
- a CDS encoding carbohydrate ABC transporter permease, with the protein MNKVQNNKAWWLVLPVFLLVAFSAVIPMMTVVNYSVQDIFDQSSRYFVGADWYKQVLLDPRLHDSLLRQFIYSACVLLIEIPLGIAIALTMPTKGRWSSLVLIVMAIPLLIPWNVVGTIWQIFGRADIGLLGSTLNAMGISYNYAANTMDAWVTVLVMDVWHWTSLVALLCFSGLRAIPDVYYQAARIDRASSWAVFRHIQLPKLKSVLLIAVMLRFMDSFMIYTEPFVLTGGGPGNATTFLSQTLTQMAVGQFDLGPAAAFSLVYFLIILLVSWLFYTAMTHSDANR; encoded by the coding sequence ATGAACAAGGTGCAGAACAACAAGGCGTGGTGGCTGGTGTTGCCGGTGTTCCTGCTGGTGGCCTTTAGTGCGGTGATCCCGATGATGACCGTGGTCAACTATTCGGTGCAGGACATCTTCGATCAGTCCAGCCGCTATTTTGTCGGCGCCGACTGGTACAAACAGGTGCTGCTGGACCCGCGCCTGCACGACTCGCTGTTGCGCCAGTTCATCTATTCAGCGTGCGTGCTGCTGATCGAAATTCCCCTGGGTATCGCCATCGCCCTGACCATGCCCACCAAGGGCCGCTGGTCCTCGCTGGTGTTGATCGTGATGGCGATTCCGCTGCTGATTCCGTGGAACGTGGTGGGCACCATCTGGCAGATTTTTGGCCGCGCCGACATCGGCCTGCTGGGTTCAACGCTCAACGCGATGGGCATCAGCTACAACTATGCGGCCAACACCATGGACGCCTGGGTCACCGTGCTGGTGATGGACGTCTGGCACTGGACGTCCCTGGTGGCACTGCTGTGTTTCTCGGGGCTGCGGGCGATCCCGGATGTGTACTACCAGGCGGCGCGGATTGATCGGGCTTCCAGCTGGGCGGTATTCCGACATATCCAGCTGCCGAAGCTGAAGAGCGTGCTGTTGATCGCGGTGATGCTGCGGTTCATGGACAGTTTCATGATCTACACCGAGCCGTTTGTACTGACGGGGGGCGGGCCGGGGAATGCCACCACCTTCCTCAGTCAGACCCTTACTCAAATGGCCGTAGGCCAATTCGACCTGGGCCCGGCGGCGGCATTTTCCCTGGTGTACTTCCTGATCATCCTGTTGGTGTCCTGGCTGTTCTACACCGCCATGACCCACTCCGACGCCAACCGCTGA
- a CDS encoding carbohydrate ABC transporter permease codes for MSKRKVIPLLVYILFLLVPIYWLLNMSFKSNTEILGGLTLFPQDFTFANYKVIFTDPSWYTGYLNSLYYVSLNTVISLSVALPAAYAFSRYRFLGDKHLFFWLLTNRMAPPAVFLLPFFQLYSSIGLFDTHIAVALAHCLFNVPLAVWILEGFMSGVPKEIDETAYIDGYGFPKFFVKIFIPLIGSGIGVTAFFCFMFSWVELLLARTLTSVNAKPIAAVMTRTVSASGIDWGVLAAAGVLTILPGMLVIWFVRNHVAKGFALGRV; via the coding sequence ATGAGCAAGCGCAAGGTTATCCCGCTGCTGGTCTACATCCTGTTCCTGCTGGTACCGATCTACTGGCTGCTGAACATGTCGTTCAAGAGCAACACCGAAATCCTCGGTGGCCTGACCCTGTTTCCGCAGGACTTTACCTTCGCCAACTATAAGGTGATTTTCACCGACCCGAGCTGGTACACCGGCTACCTCAACTCGCTGTACTACGTCAGCCTCAATACGGTGATTTCCCTGAGTGTGGCGCTGCCTGCGGCCTATGCGTTCTCGCGCTACCGTTTCCTCGGCGACAAGCACCTGTTCTTCTGGCTGCTGACCAACCGCATGGCGCCGCCGGCGGTGTTTTTGCTGCCGTTTTTCCAGCTGTATTCCTCCATTGGCCTGTTCGATACGCATATCGCGGTGGCCCTGGCCCACTGCCTGTTCAACGTGCCGCTGGCGGTGTGGATTCTCGAAGGCTTCATGTCGGGTGTGCCCAAGGAAATCGACGAAACCGCCTACATCGACGGGTACGGCTTCCCCAAGTTTTTCGTGAAGATTTTCATCCCGCTGATTGGCTCGGGGATCGGCGTCACGGCGTTTTTCTGCTTCATGTTTTCCTGGGTCGAACTCCTGCTGGCACGCACGCTGACGTCGGTTAACGCCAAGCCCATCGCCGCCGTGATGACCCGCACGGTGTCGGCGTCCGGTATCGACTGGGGCGTGCTGGCGGCGGCGGGGGTGTTGACGATCCTGCCGGGCATGCTGGTGATCTGGTTTGTTCGCAACCACGTGGCCAAGGGCTTTGCCCTGGGCCGGGTCTGA
- a CDS encoding DUF2160 domain-containing protein translates to MEWMAWTTPTALFFAAIGLLLVGMTTWELRSPSIPRRGLLPISTTRGDRLFIGLLGSAYLHLLVIGVTGWSIWVASALSLVWLLSVMRWG, encoded by the coding sequence ATGGAATGGATGGCCTGGACCACCCCGACTGCACTGTTCTTCGCCGCGATCGGCCTGCTGCTGGTCGGCATGACGACCTGGGAATTGCGTTCGCCGAGTATCCCCCGGCGCGGCTTGTTACCGATCAGCACCACCCGTGGTGATCGCTTGTTTATCGGTCTTCTCGGCAGCGCCTACCTGCATTTGTTGGTGATCGGCGTAACCGGCTGGAGCATCTGGGTGGCGTCCGCGCTGTCTCTGGTGTGGCTGTTGTCTGTGATGCGCTGGGGCTAG
- a CDS encoding ABC transporter ATP-binding protein: MAEIHLQNLAHSYSAKPAGPEDYAIREMNHVWEQGGAYALLGPSGCGKSTLLNIISGLLSPSEGQVLFDTKVVNELTPEKRNIAQVFQFPVVYDTMTVFDNLAFPLRNQGMAEAKIHSKVQEIAEVLDLQNLLDKKARNLTADEKQKVSMGRGLVRDDVSAILFDEPLTVIDPHLKWKLRRKLKQIHEQFNITMVYVTHDQLEASTFADKIAVMYGGQIVQFGTPRELFERPSHTFVGYFIGSPGMNLIEVQAEAGGVRFAGTHLALPEALQQRIGETPYKKLQVGIRPEFIHVWDEHNPDALQAQVTHVEDLGTYKIMTLNLDGALLKVRLAEDKPVPEGHASISFPGQWLMVYADDYLLEAQP; encoded by the coding sequence ATGGCCGAGATCCATTTGCAGAACCTGGCCCACAGCTACAGCGCAAAGCCCGCTGGCCCCGAGGACTACGCGATTCGCGAAATGAACCACGTCTGGGAGCAGGGCGGCGCCTACGCGTTGCTTGGCCCCTCGGGCTGCGGCAAGTCCACGTTGCTGAATATCATCTCCGGCCTGCTCAGCCCGTCCGAAGGCCAGGTGCTGTTCGACACCAAGGTGGTCAACGAGCTGACCCCGGAAAAACGCAACATCGCCCAGGTGTTCCAGTTCCCGGTGGTGTACGACACCATGACGGTGTTCGATAACCTGGCCTTTCCGCTGCGAAACCAGGGCATGGCCGAGGCGAAGATTCACAGCAAAGTGCAGGAAATTGCCGAGGTGCTCGACCTGCAAAACCTGCTGGACAAAAAAGCCCGCAACCTCACCGCCGACGAAAAACAGAAAGTCTCCATGGGCCGCGGGCTGGTGCGTGATGACGTGTCGGCGATCCTGTTCGACGAACCGCTGACGGTGATCGACCCGCACCTGAAGTGGAAGCTGCGGCGCAAGCTCAAGCAGATCCACGAGCAGTTCAACATCACCATGGTCTACGTCACCCACGATCAACTGGAGGCCTCGACCTTCGCCGACAAGATCGCGGTGATGTACGGCGGGCAGATCGTGCAGTTCGGCACGCCACGGGAACTGTTTGAGCGGCCTAGCCATACCTTTGTCGGCTATTTCATCGGCAGCCCGGGGATGAATCTGATTGAAGTGCAGGCCGAGGCGGGCGGTGTGCGTTTTGCCGGCACGCATCTGGCGTTGCCCGAGGCGTTGCAGCAGCGAATTGGCGAAACGCCCTACAAGAAACTGCAGGTGGGTATCCGCCCGGAATTTATCCATGTGTGGGATGAGCACAATCCTGACGCGCTACAGGCCCAAGTCACTCATGTGGAAGACCTCGGCACCTACAAGATCATGACCCTCAACCTCGACGGCGCCCTGTTGAAGGTGCGCCTGGCCGAAGACAAACCGGTGCCCGAGGGGCACGCGTCCATCAGTTTTCCGGGGCAATGGCTGATGGTGTATGCCGACGACTACCTGCTGGAGGCACAGCCATGA
- a CDS encoding ABC transporter substrate-binding protein, protein MFDKNNKLRHSISLAAVLALSGLSAAAWADAYEDAAKKWIGSEFKPSTLTEAQQLEELKWFIKAAEPFRGMKINVVSETLTTHEYESKVLAKAFSEITGIKLTHDLLQEGDVVEKLQTQMQSDKNIYDGWVNDSDLIGTHFRYGKTESITDLMANEGKNFTSPTLDIKDFIGISFTTAPDGKIYQLPDQQFANLYWFRADWFERADLKAKFKEKYGYELGVPVNWSAYEDIAKFFSEDVKEIDGKRVYGHMDYGKKDPSLGWRFTDAWFSMAGGGDKGLPNGLPVDEWGIRVEDCHPVGSSVTRGGDTNGPAAVYATQKYVDWMKAYAPPEAAGMTFSESGPVPSQGNIAQQIFWYTAFTADMTKPGLPVVNADGTPKWRMAPSPVGPYWEKGMKKGYQDVGSWTFLKSTPEKQKLAAWLYAQFVTSKTVSLKKTIVGLTPIRESDINSQAMTDLAPKLGGLVEFYRSPARVEWTPTGTNVPDYPRLAQLWWSHISEAASGEKTPQQALDGLAKDQDAIMTRLERSKVQPICGPKMNEERDAQYWFDQPGAPKPKLANEKPQGETVSYNELLKSWEAARK, encoded by the coding sequence ATGTTCGATAAAAACAATAAGCTGCGACATAGCATTTCATTGGCGGCCGTGCTGGCGCTCAGCGGGCTCAGTGCTGCGGCCTGGGCGGATGCCTATGAAGACGCTGCGAAAAAATGGATCGGCAGTGAGTTCAAACCGTCGACCCTTACCGAAGCCCAACAGCTCGAAGAGCTGAAGTGGTTTATCAAGGCCGCGGAGCCGTTTCGCGGGATGAAGATCAACGTGGTGTCGGAAACCCTCACCACCCACGAGTATGAGTCCAAGGTGCTGGCCAAGGCCTTCAGCGAAATCACTGGGATCAAGCTGACTCACGACTTGCTGCAGGAAGGCGACGTGGTGGAAAAACTGCAAACCCAGATGCAGTCCGACAAGAATATCTATGACGGCTGGGTCAACGATTCCGACTTGATCGGTACGCACTTTCGCTATGGCAAGACCGAATCCATCACCGACCTGATGGCCAACGAAGGCAAGAACTTCACGTCGCCCACCCTGGACATCAAGGACTTCATCGGGATCTCGTTCACCACCGCGCCGGACGGCAAGATCTACCAGTTGCCCGACCAGCAGTTCGCCAACCTGTACTGGTTCCGCGCCGACTGGTTCGAACGGGCGGACCTGAAAGCCAAGTTCAAAGAGAAGTACGGTTATGAACTGGGCGTGCCGGTGAACTGGTCAGCCTACGAGGACATCGCCAAATTCTTCAGCGAAGACGTCAAGGAAATCGATGGCAAACGCGTCTACGGGCACATGGACTACGGCAAGAAAGACCCCTCCCTGGGCTGGCGTTTCACCGATGCCTGGTTCTCCATGGCCGGTGGCGGCGACAAGGGCCTGCCCAACGGGCTGCCGGTGGACGAGTGGGGCATTCGCGTGGAGGACTGCCACCCGGTGGGCTCCAGTGTGACCCGTGGTGGCGACACCAACGGCCCGGCGGCGGTGTATGCCACGCAGAAATACGTGGACTGGATGAAAGCCTACGCGCCACCGGAAGCGGCGGGCATGACCTTCTCCGAATCCGGCCCGGTGCCGTCCCAGGGCAACATCGCCCAGCAGATCTTCTGGTACACCGCGTTTACCGCCGACATGACCAAGCCGGGCCTGCCGGTGGTGAACGCCGACGGCACGCCGAAATGGCGCATGGCCCCATCGCCGGTCGGGCCGTATTGGGAAAAGGGCATGAAGAAGGGCTATCAGGACGTGGGCTCCTGGACCTTCCTCAAGTCGACGCCCGAGAAGCAGAAACTCGCGGCCTGGCTGTACGCGCAGTTCGTGACCTCGAAAACCGTGTCGCTGAAGAAAACCATCGTGGGCCTGACGCCGATTCGTGAGTCCGACATCAACTCCCAGGCCATGACCGACCTGGCGCCGAAACTCGGTGGCCTGGTGGAGTTCTACCGCAGCCCGGCCCGGGTGGAATGGACCCCGACCGGCACCAACGTGCCGGACTATCCACGGTTGGCGCAGTTGTGGTGGAGCCACATTTCGGAAGCGGCCAGCGGCGAAAAAACACCGCAACAGGCACTGGATGGCTTGGCCAAGGACCAGGACGCGATCATGACGCGCCTGGAGCGCTCCAAGGTGCAGCCGATTTGCGGGCCGAAGATGAACGAGGAAAGGGATGCGCAGTACTGGTTTGACCAGCCGGGTGCACCGAAGCCGAAGCTGGCGAATGAGAAACCGCAGGGCGAGACGGTCAGCTATAACGAGCTGCTGAAGTCGTGGGAGGCGGCGCGCAAGTAA
- a CDS encoding vWA domain-containing protein: MFEFAWPWIFALLPLPWLLRLILPVADSGEPALKVSFLSDLEGLARRRARVNLPGWRQQAPFVFLWLLLLTAAARPEWLGEPLPIAASGRDLLVAVDVSGSMDFPDMQWQDEDVSRLSLVKHLLGDFLESREGDRVGLILFGSQAYLQAPLTFDRRTVRTWLDEAKIGIAGKNTAIGDAIGLALKRLRQRPAQSRVLILVTDGANNAGEIDPLTAARLAAEEGVKIYPIGIGADPEQTGSLGILGVNPSLDLDEPALKAIAEATGGRYFRARDGNELLKIKETLDQLEPVAQQPTQARPAQALYSAPLALALILSMLLVIQERWPDNALQRLFNKLSSKGRFLQPNPEWRERLKRLRLRRRR; the protein is encoded by the coding sequence ATGTTTGAGTTCGCCTGGCCGTGGATCTTCGCCCTGTTGCCATTGCCGTGGTTGCTGCGGCTCATCTTGCCAGTGGCCGACAGCGGCGAGCCGGCACTGAAAGTCAGTTTCCTCAGCGATCTCGAAGGCCTGGCCCGCCGCCGCGCGCGAGTCAACCTGCCGGGCTGGCGCCAGCAAGCGCCGTTCGTGTTCCTGTGGTTGTTGCTGCTTACCGCTGCCGCCCGCCCGGAATGGCTCGGCGAGCCGCTGCCCATTGCTGCCAGTGGCCGCGATTTGCTGGTGGCGGTGGACGTCTCCGGCTCGATGGACTTCCCCGACATGCAGTGGCAGGACGAGGACGTCAGCCGCCTGAGCCTGGTCAAGCACCTGCTGGGGGACTTCCTGGAAAGCCGCGAAGGTGATCGCGTAGGCCTGATCCTGTTCGGCAGCCAGGCGTATCTGCAAGCGCCGCTGACCTTTGACCGGCGCACTGTGCGCACCTGGCTCGATGAGGCAAAAATCGGCATTGCCGGGAAGAACACCGCGATTGGCGACGCCATCGGCCTGGCGCTCAAGCGCCTGCGTCAGCGCCCTGCGCAAAGCCGGGTGCTGATCCTGGTCACCGACGGCGCCAACAATGCCGGCGAAATCGACCCGCTGACCGCCGCCCGCCTGGCCGCCGAAGAAGGCGTGAAAATCTACCCGATCGGCATCGGTGCCGACCCCGAGCAAACCGGCTCCCTGGGCATACTCGGGGTCAACCCGAGCCTGGACCTCGACGAACCGGCGCTCAAGGCCATCGCCGAGGCCACCGGAGGCCGCTACTTCCGCGCCCGCGACGGCAACGAACTGCTGAAGATCAAGGAAACCCTCGACCAGCTCGAACCCGTGGCCCAGCAACCGACCCAGGCGCGCCCCGCCCAGGCGCTGTACAGCGCGCCGCTGGCGTTGGCACTGATCCTCAGCATGCTGCTGGTGATCCAGGAACGCTGGCCGGATAACGCCTTGCAACGGCTGTTCAACAAACTGTCCAGCAAGGGCCGTTTCCTGCAACCCAACCCGGAATGGCGCGAGCGCCTGAAACGCCTGCGTTTGCGGAGGCGTCGATGA
- a CDS encoding BatD family protein gives MNRCTALLLTLALWASQAQAAGLVASVDRSRINSGETVELTVESNDVTLFGKPDLAPLDPLFEVSGTRQINQLTTLAGDNHATTRWIITLLPKETGTVVIPPLQIGELKTQPITLQVVETVSQNTETQLAPVFIETNLDQDSVYVQAQALLTVRVYHSVSLYDDSSLTPLQIADTRIEQLGESRTYEKVINGIRHGVIETRYAIYPQHSGSLTIPAQIFSATLVEPRPAQDNNPQGSKPGKLIHVSSPELSLAVKAKPAVYPADAPWLPARSLTLTESWNPEPDHVQVGDSLTRSLTLKAEGLAAAQLPPLALSDIPGLRRYPDQPVLSNQNNDRGLIGSREDREALVPNRVGALELPPVEVVWWNTHEDHLERTSLPARTLQVATNPSLIVDTPASPTVITAPDNDSLWIWQLTSLILACTTLLGFGLWWRARWQPAILRAAQTGPSPRTLLDDLKRASQANDPQATRQALDAWARQQPETLADMAARFVPLSDALDGLNGALYSESGQYWQGEELWRAVKAIPMAEREQDPAGDSTSLPPLYPK, from the coding sequence ATGAACCGCTGCACCGCCCTTCTTCTCACCCTCGCGTTGTGGGCCAGCCAGGCCCAGGCCGCCGGCCTGGTGGCCAGTGTCGACCGCAGCCGCATCAATTCCGGGGAGACGGTGGAACTGACGGTGGAGTCCAACGACGTCACGCTGTTCGGCAAACCGGACCTGGCGCCACTGGACCCGCTATTTGAAGTAAGCGGCACCCGCCAGATCAACCAGCTCACCACGCTGGCAGGCGACAACCACGCCACCACCCGCTGGATCATCACCCTGCTGCCCAAGGAGACCGGCACCGTAGTGATTCCGCCGTTGCAGATCGGCGAACTCAAGACCCAACCGATCACCCTGCAAGTGGTGGAAACCGTCAGCCAGAACACCGAGACCCAGTTGGCGCCGGTATTTATCGAAACCAACCTCGACCAGGACAGCGTCTACGTCCAGGCCCAGGCGCTGCTGACCGTGCGCGTCTACCACTCGGTGTCCCTGTACGACGACAGCAGCCTGACGCCATTGCAGATCGCCGATACGCGCATCGAGCAACTCGGTGAATCACGCACCTACGAAAAAGTCATCAACGGCATCCGCCATGGTGTGATCGAAACGCGGTATGCGATTTACCCGCAGCACAGCGGCAGCTTGACGATCCCGGCGCAGATTTTCAGCGCCACCCTGGTGGAGCCTCGGCCCGCCCAGGACAATAACCCCCAAGGCTCCAAACCCGGCAAGCTGATCCACGTCAGTTCGCCGGAGCTGTCGCTGGCCGTCAAGGCCAAGCCGGCTGTATACCCGGCAGACGCCCCTTGGCTACCGGCGCGCAGCCTGACCCTGACTGAAAGCTGGAACCCCGAGCCGGACCACGTGCAGGTCGGCGACTCCCTGACCCGCAGCCTGACCCTGAAAGCCGAAGGCCTGGCCGCCGCACAACTGCCGCCCCTGGCGCTGAGCGACATCCCTGGCCTGCGCCGCTACCCGGACCAACCGGTGCTGAGCAACCAGAACAACGACCGCGGCCTGATCGGCAGCCGTGAAGACCGCGAAGCCCTGGTGCCCAACCGCGTTGGCGCACTCGAACTGCCACCGGTGGAAGTGGTGTGGTGGAACACCCACGAAGACCACCTGGAACGCACCAGCCTGCCGGCCCGCACCCTGCAAGTGGCGACCAACCCGAGCCTGATCGTGGACACGCCGGCCAGCCCGACCGTGATCACCGCACCGGACAACGACAGCCTGTGGATCTGGCAACTGACCAGCCTGATCCTGGCCTGCACCACCCTGCTGGGCTTCGGCTTGTGGTGGCGTGCGCGCTGGCAGCCGGCGATCCTGCGTGCCGCGCAAACCGGCCCGAGCCCGCGTACGTTACTGGACGACCTCAAGCGCGCGAGCCAGGCCAACGACCCACAGGCCACACGCCAGGCGCTGGATGCCTGGGCACGGCAACAGCCGGAGACGCTGGCCGATATGGCCGCGCGGTTTGTGCCGCTGTCGGATGCGTTGGATGGGTTGAACGGCGCGCTGTACAGCGAGAGTGGGCAGTATTGGCAGGGAGAGGAATTGTGGCGAGCGGTGAAGGCGATTCCGATGGCGGAGCGCGAGCAGGACCCTGCGGGGGACAGCACCAGCTTGCCGCCGTTGTATCCCAAGTAG